In Paenarthrobacter sp. GOM3, a single window of DNA contains:
- a CDS encoding aldo/keto reductase has product MTSSPTLTFNDGNTIPQLGYGVWQVEDDVAEKVVRQAFEAGFRHIDTAKIYGNEAGVGRAIASSGLSAEDIFITTKLWNADQGYESTLEAFEASMDRLGLETLDLYLIHWQQPKQEKYVDTWKALIELKKRGRVKSIGVSNFTKEGLQHIIDETGVVPAINQVELHPFFNQSELREFNASKGILTQAWSPLGQGGELLESATIAEIAAKHDATPAQVVIAWHLAIGNVVIPKSVTESRIRENFAALDVTLDATDVEAINGLDRGADGRIGPDPAVSDFA; this is encoded by the coding sequence ATGACTTCGTCACCAACACTTACTTTCAACGACGGCAACACCATCCCCCAGCTCGGCTACGGGGTGTGGCAAGTTGAAGACGATGTAGCCGAAAAGGTGGTGCGCCAGGCTTTCGAGGCTGGGTTCCGCCACATCGATACAGCAAAGATCTACGGCAACGAGGCAGGCGTCGGCCGCGCCATTGCCTCCTCCGGCCTTTCCGCCGAGGACATCTTCATTACCACCAAGCTGTGGAATGCAGACCAGGGCTACGAGTCCACGTTGGAGGCTTTCGAGGCTTCCATGGATCGCCTCGGCCTGGAGACGCTGGACCTCTACCTCATCCACTGGCAGCAGCCCAAGCAGGAAAAGTACGTGGATACCTGGAAGGCCCTCATCGAGCTCAAGAAGCGCGGCCGGGTCAAGTCCATCGGTGTTTCCAACTTCACCAAGGAAGGCCTGCAGCACATCATTGATGAAACCGGCGTTGTACCGGCCATCAACCAGGTGGAGCTGCACCCGTTCTTCAACCAGTCCGAGCTGCGCGAGTTCAACGCGTCAAAGGGCATCCTGACCCAGGCTTGGTCCCCTCTGGGCCAGGGTGGCGAGCTGTTGGAGAGCGCCACCATCGCTGAGATCGCTGCCAAGCACGATGCCACGCCAGCGCAGGTTGTCATCGCCTGGCACCTGGCCATCGGCAACGTCGTGATCCCCAAGTCCGTCACTGAGTCGCGTATCCGGGAGAACTTCGCTGCCCTGGACGTCACGCTGGATGCCACCGACGTCGAGGCCATCAACGGCCTGGACCGCGGCGCCGACGGCCGCATCGGCCCGGACCCGGCAGTCTCCGACTTCGCCTGA
- a CDS encoding SLC13 family permease translates to MTKTAEKTAPNPPVEARPKRRRRILLVTAIAITVLGLAALLLGGVLGSPAAASGSEPTMTATQIIPLVILVVMFVVATKWPLNIGVMGLVASFGVGYFVLGMTDKQILEEFPASIVLTIIGVTYFFSMAQRNGSIDIIVQTCVRLVRGKTMLLPWVFFLMAAALTALGTFSPAAVALLAPAALGLAYESRIHPVLMGAFVINGAHAGGFSPLSVAGVLVHDIATKNGFPIDQGALFLASFALNFILSALTIVLFGLLGKLRDKHANEYSALDTPRIGRPNGQQLLTLTLILAILVCTLGFHMPIGFVALSAGLLLALVNIKEHQTFIGGISWSTVLLVAGMITYVSLLQHVGVIDTLAEQALALGAPLLIALVLCYVIGVGSAFASSTALLTAFIPLAGPLLATSSLSASGTVAALAIAATVVDVSPFSTDGALVVANAREHDRQRVYKQLMMYAGGVVLVAPALAWALLVPTGIM, encoded by the coding sequence ATGACTAAGACCGCAGAGAAGACTGCCCCCAACCCCCCAGTTGAAGCGCGGCCCAAGCGCCGCCGTCGTATCCTGCTGGTGACGGCTATCGCCATCACCGTCCTGGGTCTCGCCGCCCTCCTGCTCGGAGGTGTCCTTGGCAGCCCCGCGGCGGCCTCGGGATCGGAGCCGACCATGACCGCAACGCAGATCATCCCGCTCGTCATTCTGGTGGTGATGTTCGTGGTGGCAACCAAGTGGCCGCTCAACATCGGCGTGATGGGGCTGGTTGCTTCCTTCGGCGTCGGCTATTTCGTCCTGGGCATGACAGACAAGCAGATCCTGGAAGAGTTCCCGGCCAGCATCGTGCTGACGATCATCGGCGTCACCTACTTCTTCAGCATGGCCCAGCGGAACGGCTCCATCGACATCATTGTGCAGACGTGCGTCCGACTGGTCCGGGGCAAGACCATGCTGCTGCCCTGGGTCTTCTTCCTCATGGCCGCAGCCCTGACCGCACTGGGCACATTCTCCCCCGCGGCTGTGGCACTCCTGGCGCCGGCGGCGCTCGGGCTTGCCTACGAGTCGCGCATCCATCCGGTCCTGATGGGGGCCTTCGTCATCAATGGCGCCCATGCCGGCGGCTTCTCGCCCCTGTCCGTCGCCGGCGTACTGGTGCATGACATCGCCACGAAGAACGGCTTCCCCATCGACCAGGGGGCACTTTTCCTGGCGAGCTTCGCCCTGAACTTCATCCTTTCGGCGCTGACCATCGTGCTTTTTGGGCTGCTGGGCAAGCTCCGTGACAAGCACGCCAACGAGTACTCCGCACTCGATACGCCGCGGATCGGCCGCCCCAACGGGCAGCAGCTCCTGACCTTGACCCTGATTCTCGCGATCCTCGTGTGCACGTTGGGCTTCCACATGCCCATCGGCTTCGTTGCCCTGTCCGCAGGCCTTCTCCTGGCACTGGTAAACATCAAGGAGCACCAGACGTTCATCGGCGGCATCTCCTGGTCCACCGTCCTGCTGGTGGCCGGCATGATCACCTACGTCTCCCTGCTCCAGCACGTCGGCGTCATCGACACCCTCGCAGAACAGGCCCTCGCCCTGGGCGCACCCCTGCTGATCGCATTGGTCCTCTGCTACGTCATTGGCGTCGGATCTGCCTTCGCTTCGTCCACCGCACTGCTGACCGCGTTCATCCCGCTGGCCGGCCCCCTGCTGGCAACCAGCTCGCTCAGCGCCTCCGGAACCGTCGCCGCTCTCGCGATTGCAGCCACAGTGGTGGACGTTTCGCCATTCTCCACTGACGGCGCCTTGGTAGTGGCCAACGCACGCGAGCACGACCGCCAGCGCGTCTACAAGCAGCTGATGATGTATGCCGGTGGAGTCGTCCTGGTTGCCCCGGCACTGGCCTGGGCCCTGCTTGTACCCACCGGCATCATGTAA
- a CDS encoding PrpF domain-containing protein has product MNIEAEWMRGGTSKCWVFESGQFGETETSPDALLPRLFGSPDHRQIDGVGGATSTTSKAMIVHRPADDDVDVEFTFAQVGIEEAAVDWGSNCGNCSAVVGLYAIEKGWVTPTGDITRIVTRNTNTGQIIIQRVSTPAGALPIVPQAEMPGVPFPGYRVGLGFQDPAGKTTGSLLPTESAAETISAGGTRWTVSLVDAGAPVVILRAEELGLDPERYDSWFAGVELQLETLEQIRRQAAVRMGLAATTSEAARAIPKVAIVAPPAQSDAGSDVSVMMLSMGKPHPALAITGSIALTLAARTPGTVLYDITEHNLRPTLRLRTPAGVIETWSEEKDGSLIIGVDRTARTIATTTIHLPETLDNTVDASFAGATR; this is encoded by the coding sequence ATGAACATCGAAGCGGAATGGATGCGCGGAGGCACCAGCAAGTGCTGGGTCTTCGAAAGCGGGCAGTTCGGTGAGACTGAAACCAGTCCGGATGCGTTGCTCCCGCGACTGTTCGGCAGTCCCGACCACCGCCAAATCGACGGCGTGGGCGGTGCAACCTCGACAACAAGCAAAGCCATGATCGTCCACCGCCCAGCGGACGACGATGTTGATGTCGAGTTCACCTTTGCCCAGGTAGGAATTGAAGAAGCTGCCGTGGACTGGGGCAGCAACTGCGGCAACTGCTCGGCGGTGGTGGGCCTGTACGCCATCGAGAAGGGTTGGGTTACGCCCACCGGTGACATCACCCGGATCGTCACCCGGAATACCAACACCGGCCAGATCATCATCCAGCGGGTATCCACTCCGGCCGGCGCCCTACCCATCGTCCCGCAGGCAGAGATGCCCGGCGTTCCCTTCCCCGGGTACCGGGTGGGGCTTGGTTTCCAGGACCCCGCCGGTAAGACCACGGGAAGCCTGCTTCCCACGGAATCCGCGGCAGAGACGATCAGCGCAGGCGGGACACGCTGGACCGTATCCCTTGTCGACGCCGGAGCGCCAGTAGTAATTCTCCGAGCCGAGGAGCTCGGCCTGGACCCGGAACGCTACGACAGCTGGTTCGCCGGCGTCGAACTGCAATTGGAGACACTCGAACAGATCCGACGCCAAGCGGCAGTACGCATGGGCCTCGCCGCAACCACCAGCGAAGCGGCACGAGCCATCCCGAAAGTTGCGATCGTCGCTCCACCGGCCCAGTCCGATGCAGGCAGCGATGTCAGCGTCATGATGCTCTCCATGGGCAAGCCGCACCCCGCCCTCGCCATCACGGGAAGCATCGCACTGACGCTTGCAGCCCGCACACCGGGCACCGTTCTGTACGACATCACCGAACACAACCTGCGGCCAACACTGAGGCTGCGCACGCCAGCCGGCGTGATCGAGACGTGGAGCGAGGAAAAGGACGGTTCCCTGATCATCGGTGTGGATCGGACAGCCCGCACCATCGCAACCACCACCATCCACCTCCCCGAGACGCTCGACAACACCGTCGACGCCTCCTTTGCCGGCGCTACCCGCTGA
- a CDS encoding LysR family transcriptional regulator, translating into MLNDESQDLFDIRRLALLVEVVEQGSITAAAELMLYSPSAVSQQLRKLEQEVGQPLLNRRSRGVVPTEAGQVLAGHARKIVGQMRAAQSDLDQIAGLKRGSLTVGTFPTLAGSFLPIVIRAFKKRYPAIGLSVRSARFDDLVSDLQSGVTGLCLLWDYPWNRFQDDSIRVTEVFQESTVILVSRGHPLAGREEIRMEELRKESWIVRAEAHPVVEVLQRSAHEAGFEPTIGFLANDYQEAQAMVSVGMGVAMVPKTAVALQHPDVRVISLGSAAPLRRVLLAQRQDKVYAPAEVAFHSTLLEIARERAGDYL; encoded by the coding sequence TTGCTTAACGATGAGAGCCAGGATCTTTTTGATATTCGACGGCTGGCACTGCTGGTTGAGGTCGTTGAGCAGGGTTCCATCACCGCCGCCGCCGAACTCATGCTCTACTCTCCTTCGGCAGTTTCCCAGCAGCTGCGAAAACTGGAACAGGAAGTGGGGCAACCACTCCTCAACCGCCGCTCCCGTGGGGTAGTGCCCACCGAAGCGGGACAGGTGCTGGCTGGCCACGCCCGCAAGATCGTTGGTCAGATGCGGGCAGCCCAGTCGGATCTGGACCAAATCGCCGGACTCAAGCGCGGCTCCCTGACGGTCGGAACATTCCCAACTCTTGCCGGGTCCTTCCTCCCCATCGTCATCAGGGCCTTCAAAAAGCGGTACCCGGCCATCGGCCTGTCCGTGCGGAGTGCACGTTTCGATGACCTGGTATCGGACCTGCAGTCCGGGGTAACTGGCCTATGCCTCCTCTGGGACTACCCCTGGAACAGATTCCAGGACGACTCAATTCGCGTTACCGAAGTCTTCCAGGAGAGCACGGTGATCCTGGTTTCCCGAGGACACCCCCTGGCCGGGCGCGAAGAGATCCGAATGGAGGAGCTCCGCAAGGAATCGTGGATAGTGCGGGCTGAGGCCCACCCCGTGGTGGAAGTGCTGCAACGTTCTGCCCACGAAGCCGGATTCGAACCAACCATCGGGTTCCTGGCCAACGACTATCAGGAAGCCCAGGCAATGGTAAGCGTTGGGATGGGCGTGGCCATGGTGCCGAAAACCGCCGTCGCACTCCAACATCCTGACGTGAGGGTCATCAGCCTGGGTTCCGCCGCACCCTTGCGACGGGTGCTGCTGGCCCAACGACAGGACAAGGTCTACGCGCCGGCGGAAGTCGCCTTTCACTCCACTCTGCTGGAGATAGCGCGGGAGCGCGCGGGGGACTACCTGTAG
- a CDS encoding Lrp/AsnC family transcriptional regulator: MAVFDALERQIVAALQLDPRCPWRKMAAVLGEAERTVARRGSQLLESGAVAVVGIRPRPAVVLVEMRCMPGTVRAAANALSQRADTTFVYTTTGTGDCVAEVLTEPARMGDVLSDELPSTIGLRDSTSYPVLRYFRTIRGWRPEVLPADKAEALRSNLTQDSGILVRQQHMSRQDNELIDALCADGRMSFEALGRRVGVSEATARRRSEWLLTNNQVHLRAIVEPAAFGLDVEALLWIRASPQHVERVGKSLAELPTVRYAAAIAGNYQIMADVTVEDMSSLYRLITDSAWAQEATGVDVSILLDARKRGGRVMRTPS, encoded by the coding sequence ATGGCGGTGTTTGACGCATTGGAGCGGCAGATCGTGGCTGCCCTGCAATTGGATCCCCGGTGCCCCTGGCGCAAGATGGCCGCCGTACTGGGGGAGGCCGAGCGGACTGTGGCCCGACGCGGATCGCAGTTGTTGGAGTCCGGTGCCGTAGCGGTAGTGGGAATCCGGCCGAGGCCTGCGGTGGTGTTGGTGGAGATGCGGTGCATGCCCGGGACGGTGCGTGCAGCCGCCAATGCACTTTCCCAGCGCGCGGACACCACGTTCGTCTACACCACAACGGGCACGGGCGACTGCGTGGCGGAAGTTCTCACTGAACCTGCCCGGATGGGAGATGTCCTGTCCGATGAGCTGCCTTCCACCATCGGACTCAGGGACTCAACCAGCTACCCTGTGCTCCGGTACTTCCGGACCATTCGTGGCTGGCGGCCGGAGGTCCTTCCGGCAGACAAAGCCGAGGCGCTGCGTTCGAACCTCACGCAGGACTCCGGCATCCTGGTCCGGCAACAGCACATGAGCCGCCAGGATAATGAACTCATCGACGCGTTGTGCGCCGATGGCAGGATGAGCTTCGAAGCACTGGGGCGTCGGGTAGGCGTGTCGGAGGCTACTGCGCGGCGACGAAGCGAATGGCTGCTGACCAATAACCAGGTCCATTTACGGGCGATTGTTGAGCCTGCGGCCTTCGGGTTGGATGTTGAGGCACTCCTCTGGATCAGGGCTTCGCCGCAGCACGTCGAACGTGTAGGAAAGAGCCTCGCTGAACTTCCCACGGTTCGGTATGCTGCGGCGATCGCCGGTAACTACCAGATCATGGCCGACGTCACTGTGGAGGACATGTCCTCCCTTTACCGTCTCATCACGGACTCCGCGTGGGCGCAAGAGGCCACCGGGGTGGACGTGTCCATCCTGCTCGACGCGCGTAAGCGCGGGGGACGGGTCATGCGCACGCCGTCGTGA
- a CDS encoding amidase family protein, which translates to MPDTIGELSAVELSAAIREKKVSAREALAEHLDRISEVNPVINAVVTLDADGAHALAHRADQLTASGADLPPLHGVPMTHKDTNNTAGMRTTQGSLALRDFVPDADDLIIARLKQAGVVSTGKTNVPEFGAGSHTFNDLFGTTTNPYAPTLSAGGSSGGVAAVVASRVQSIGDGSDMGGSLRIPASFCNVVGFRPSTAVIPMPSDVNAFAWLGRTGPMARSVEDIALFMSVTAGRDPRVPHPEGLNPDVFRASLKTDMRGVRIGWSRDFGIGVPVEPEIVEHLERQLAVFEELGAIVEEATPDFSEADLVFGNTRAMDFAAGLGPLLARAGDVVKPEVHWNVNKGYALTARDLIETAAARTRLERAVQAFFGRYELFASPCAQVLPFDAALRYPLEVAGVPSETYLDWMRSACLLSATGLPVLSVPAGFSSAGLPIGLQLASNHYTDMQLLRYGRAFEQQTGYAAVAPVVKAEPLTTACA; encoded by the coding sequence ATGCCCGACACCATTGGCGAGCTGTCCGCCGTCGAACTTTCCGCAGCAATCCGCGAGAAGAAAGTCTCGGCGCGCGAAGCCCTGGCCGAACACCTGGACCGCATTTCCGAAGTGAACCCGGTGATCAACGCGGTGGTAACCCTCGATGCCGACGGCGCCCATGCCTTGGCCCATCGCGCCGACCAGCTGACGGCATCGGGGGCGGACCTCCCACCCCTCCATGGCGTGCCCATGACGCACAAGGACACCAACAACACCGCCGGGATGCGCACCACCCAGGGCTCGCTCGCCTTGCGTGACTTCGTTCCCGACGCCGACGACCTCATCATTGCGCGGCTCAAGCAGGCCGGCGTGGTCAGCACGGGAAAGACCAATGTTCCCGAGTTCGGCGCAGGTTCGCACACGTTCAACGACCTCTTCGGCACCACCACCAACCCGTACGCTCCCACCCTGAGCGCCGGCGGCAGCAGCGGCGGGGTGGCCGCCGTCGTTGCCTCCCGAGTCCAGAGCATCGGCGACGGCAGCGACATGGGCGGTTCGCTCCGCATCCCGGCTTCCTTCTGCAACGTGGTGGGCTTCAGGCCGTCGACGGCGGTCATCCCCATGCCGTCGGACGTTAACGCCTTCGCGTGGCTTGGAAGGACCGGCCCCATGGCCCGGAGTGTGGAGGACATTGCGTTGTTCATGTCCGTAACAGCCGGCAGGGATCCGCGGGTTCCGCACCCGGAGGGCCTCAATCCGGATGTCTTCCGGGCGTCGCTGAAGACGGACATGCGTGGCGTACGGATCGGCTGGTCCCGCGACTTTGGCATCGGCGTGCCTGTGGAGCCTGAAATTGTGGAGCACCTGGAACGGCAGCTTGCCGTTTTCGAGGAGCTCGGGGCGATCGTGGAGGAAGCCACTCCGGATTTCAGCGAAGCGGACCTGGTGTTCGGCAACACGCGCGCCATGGACTTCGCCGCTGGCCTGGGTCCTCTCCTGGCTCGTGCAGGGGATGTCGTTAAGCCTGAAGTGCACTGGAACGTGAATAAGGGATACGCGTTGACGGCCCGGGACCTCATCGAAACCGCCGCAGCCCGGACGCGGCTGGAACGTGCCGTCCAGGCGTTCTTTGGTCGATACGAGCTGTTCGCCAGTCCCTGCGCCCAGGTGCTCCCCTTCGACGCCGCGCTCCGCTATCCCCTGGAGGTCGCCGGTGTGCCCTCCGAGACTTACCTGGACTGGATGCGATCGGCCTGCCTGCTCTCGGCCACCGGCCTGCCTGTGCTCAGCGTGCCGGCGGGCTTCAGTTCCGCCGGGCTGCCCATAGGCCTGCAACTGGCAAGCAACCACTACACGGATATGCAACTGCTCCGCTACGGCCGCGCCTTCGAGCAGCAGACCGGGTACGCCGCCGTCGCGCCTGTTGTGAAAGCCGAGCCCCTCACGACGGCGTGCGCATGA